acaaggtgagagagagacagaaacaaggAGCAAGAGACAGTGaaaaagacagtgtgtgtgtgtgtgagattaccTGGTCATAGTTATCATGGCCGTGGAAAAAAGGCTCTTTCCTGAAAATCATGCTGGCCAGCATGCAGCCCAGACTCCACATATCCAGACTGTAGTCATACATCTGGAGGAcagaagaaacagagagacagggggttcATGTGCTGGCTATGAGAACAATGTACGATGATTATTGATGGGAGTCCAGCATCATATCTGTACAGGAATAACTCAACCCAACTTTTCAACGACAAATACACTAGGGATATGCCCTTCAAGCAAAAACACAATTCGATATTTGAACTGTGTATTCGGTACTATTCCATGGTTCTTTGGAGACCGATTCAGGCTTTTCACAACTGTCTTGTTGGTTGATTTGATGCAATGCTCATCTACATTAGGCAGAATCCAAAACAGAATCTTCTTCCTTCGTCTGGTGACAAAGCTAGTCAGTGATTGTTGATCTATGGATGGTCCTTCTTCTGGGTGATCGCTCACAAATTACTGCACATGTTGGCAGACTAATATGCTTGCATTACCTGGAGAGCTTGCACTGCACCTTatattcattattattttgaaggAGATCCTCACAGAACTATCTGAGAGCTGTAAGAgtctttggctgtgtgtgtttctaccgTTTACAGCAACACCCAATATCAGCGACAGCAACCAGCTTTGAGGTCCATTACCACCACCTTCTGGCAGTAATAATGAGTTACTTAATACCAGGCACCGGCAAGGGAAAACAATATTTAAGACAAGACGATAGTCGCATAAACTAGATGAGTACTAGAAGAGTTCCACCAGACAACGCACCTGGTAGTCGACTAGCAGCTCGGGTCCTTTGAAGTAGCGGGATGCCACCCTGACATTGTACTCCTGTCCTGGATGGTAAAACTCAGCCAGACCCCAGTCAATAAGGCGCAGCTGAGAACAGAGAATATTGCTgtatataatttaaaaatatGATTATTGTTTTGGCCCATAGTGTTATTCAAGTGAAGGTATGCACTGAAGGATAAAGACAATGTATAGCATATCTTGAAATTGAAAACCACCTGACCAACGACACTACCGTAATCAAACAGCAATTATCCTTCTGTCCACAAGAAGTACAATATGTTCCACTTACAGTCAAGTTAAATGCATTTATTAAACAAGGCCCTTTATTGGTGGTGTCCTGGGAAAGTGTTTGGGAAAACAGACGCAGGCATCCACCCCATTGCGTGTCAACACTCACCTTGCGGTGTTCGTGATCAATCATCACGTTGTGCGGTTTCACGTCCCTGTGCATAATCCCCATGCTGTGGCAGTAATCGAGGGCCTACAGAGCAAGAGCCAAAACACTATCAGTCAGCGATTAGGCTGTGTTTTCTCCATGGTAAACCAATAATGGCCAGAGGCGACAAAAAACAGAGGTTGTTTtctacccagctgtgtgtccacgtGCACACTCACACTTTGGTAGGGAAATCACAGGCCCTACCCTTCAGCCCAAATCCAACAAGGATTCTTTCAAGAAGTCCACAGGGATGAACGGTATGGCACCCACCTTGAGGATTTCGTACATGTAGAATCGAATGTCGTAGTCCGTTAGAGTCTGGTACAATTGCTGGCAGTGCAAACACAAAAGTGTATACGTTTATTACATGGTTGTCTGTGTGGCGGAATTAAGCTAACTGCACACTTTCTTTGGGTACAGTATCTTCTGTCAGTAAAGAATATAATCAACACTTTGTGGCATCATCACAATGTGCCCGTGATGAACTGAAAGAAAGAGACGCAACGCTGGACGTGTATCTCCTTCCACACATACAGGGGAGGAAAAAAGCATGTCAAGAAAGGAGGTTTCTCATATGAATACAGCGACACCATGTCGGAAGATCTCCTTGGGGAACTTACAAAAAAGATGTGTGACCTTACCTTAAAGTCAGTATTGTTGACATGTTCAAAGACCAAGGCAGGTGTACGGGACTGGAAAAAGGACGGGGGGGTACATGTTATTTCAGGCCATCTGAatagacatttttatttttcactATGGAGCAATTGTATGGAGCCTGGTTTCTACACACCACTGGGTCTTTAACGATATCTATGAGGGAGATAATGTTGGGCCCTCCTCTCAGGTTCTCCAGTATCTTGATTTCACGCTTGATCTTCTTTTTCTTCACAGGCTGTACCGGGGGATAAACACCATTAGGATACATTTTACTCTGGGGTATTTGtctaataaacacacacacacccacagtacgggctgtgtgtgtgtgtgaagtgccgCCTGCATGGCCCCACCTTCAGTATTTTCACCACCACCTTCTCGTTGTTTGTGATGTTGATGGCTTCAAAGACCTCACTGTACTTCCCACGTCCCAGTTTTCTCACCAACTGGAAGTCGTCTTGGTTTCTGCAAACAGGAAATAAAACATTAGCCCCCCCCAACTAAAGACTAAACAAAACCTCCAACAAAACTTTGATGACAAAAGGTAGAAACGTTAGACTTTTGGTTTGAATATATCACGAAAGCCTCTGGTTATCATGTCAGCCATATGTGTGTTCTACGCACCCCCATTCCACCACATGAGACTCGTAGTCCCAGTACTCCCTGGGGCGGTGTGTGTTGACCTCTGTGTACACGCGGGCCCGGCTAGGCACGGGTCCTGACATGTCCCACAGCTTGgcaga
The window above is part of the Osmerus mordax isolate fOsmMor3 chromosome 1, fOsmMor3.pri, whole genome shotgun sequence genome. Proteins encoded here:
- the csnk2a4 gene encoding casein kinase II subunit alpha, giving the protein MSGPVPSRARVYTEVNTHRPREYWDYESHVVEWGNQDDFQLVRKLGRGKYSEVFEAINITNNEKVVVKILKPVKKKKIKREIKILENLRGGPNIISLIDIVKDPVSRTPALVFEHVNNTDFKQLYQTLTDYDIRFYMYEILKALDYCHSMGIMHRDVKPHNVMIDHEHRKLRLIDWGLAEFYHPGQEYNVRVASRYFKGPELLVDYQMYDYSLDMWSLGCMLASMIFRKEPFFHGHDNYDQLVRIAKVLGTEDLYDYIDKYNIELEPRFNDILGRHSRKRWERFVHSENQHLVSPEALDFLDKLLRYDHQARLTAREAMEHTYFYPIVKDQSRMAGSANLPSGNTAVSTAGMITGISALPASTALGALTGSPVLSAATTAMSTPMPAAASVPQ